In Coriobacteriaceae bacterium, a single window of DNA contains:
- a CDS encoding glycosyltransferase family 2 protein gives MLAFLQTNTPIVIFNQIVVTLLTVCFLYQVVFFVIGALRGEVAPPKANKLHRYAFFIAAHNEEAVIANLVRSIKDQDYPSELIEVFVVADACTDNTAQLAREAGAIVYERNDLARKGKSWVMDFGFDRILNEYPDTFEGYFIFDADNVISRDYVSKMNDAFDQGFHVVTSYRNSKNFGSSWISAANATWYLREARFLNNARNICKTSCAVSGSGYLISASVIEGMHGWQFHTLTEDIQFTTFCAIHGIRIGYAPAEFFDEQPVTFKASWKQRMRWTKGFYQVFFTYGKHLVKSTFRYHRFAAYDMFMTIAPGMLLSLISMLANATFLIVGGLSHGFLATEVEMQACAASLIMTFAMMYQTFFILALLTTIFEYKHIHCAQKWRLVTNLFTFPIFMFSYIPITVAALFLKVDWVPTQHAVSVTLDEVMQGAK, from the coding sequence ATGCTCGCCTTTTTACAAACCAACACACCCATCGTGATCTTCAACCAGATTGTCGTCACGCTGCTCACGGTCTGCTTTCTGTACCAGGTGGTCTTCTTTGTCATTGGCGCTCTTCGTGGCGAGGTCGCGCCCCCTAAGGCCAATAAACTGCATCGTTATGCCTTCTTTATCGCGGCGCATAACGAGGAGGCCGTAATCGCCAACCTCGTTCGCTCCATCAAGGATCAGGATTATCCGTCCGAGCTTATCGAGGTCTTTGTGGTCGCCGACGCCTGCACCGACAACACGGCACAGCTTGCGCGTGAGGCGGGCGCCATTGTCTATGAGCGCAACGACCTGGCCCGTAAGGGTAAGAGCTGGGTCATGGACTTTGGTTTCGACCGTATCCTTAACGAGTATCCCGATACGTTTGAAGGCTACTTTATCTTCGATGCCGATAACGTCATCTCCCGCGATTACGTGTCCAAGATGAACGATGCCTTTGACCAGGGCTTCCATGTGGTCACGAGCTATCGCAATTCCAAGAACTTCGGCAGCTCGTGGATCTCGGCGGCTAATGCCACGTGGTACCTGCGCGAGGCGCGCTTTCTCAACAACGCGCGCAACATCTGCAAGACGTCTTGCGCCGTCTCGGGTTCGGGCTACCTCATCTCCGCCAGTGTTATCGAGGGCATGCACGGCTGGCAGTTCCACACGCTGACCGAGGATATTCAGTTCACCACGTTCTGCGCCATTCACGGCATTCGCATTGGCTATGCACCGGCGGAGTTCTTTGACGAACAGCCCGTGACGTTTAAGGCTTCCTGGAAGCAGCGTATGCGCTGGACCAAGGGCTTCTACCAGGTGTTCTTTACGTATGGAAAGCACCTGGTCAAATCGACCTTTCGCTACCATCGCTTTGCCGCCTACGACATGTTTATGACGATCGCCCCGGGTATGTTGCTATCGCTGATCTCGATGCTCGCCAATGCCACGTTCCTGATTGTGGGCGGTCTTTCGCACGGCTTCCTGGCCACCGAGGTTGAGATGCAGGCGTGCGCCGCTTCTCTCATTATGACCTTCGCCATGATGTATCAGACGTTCTTTATCCTGGCGCTGCTCACGACCATCTTTGAGTACAAGCACATTCACTGCGCGCAAAAGTGGCGTCTGGTGACCAACCTGTTTACCTTCCCGATCTTTATGTTCAGCTATATCCCCATTACGGTGGCAGCACTGTTCTTGAAGGTCGACTGGGTGCCGACGCAGCACGCCGTGAGCGTTACCCTCGACGAGGTCATGCAAGGCGCCAAATAA
- a CDS encoding ATP-binding protein, producing MSSEATCPITLTVAGDPRLARLVRMTAANVGALCSMSVDRIEDIRMAAEEAFIFGCTAVDSDDILIKFDVDESHVGMTFTFGDQATVDEDDQAAVYAELILASVCDSYEKTAAPLTLSLDLKADI from the coding sequence ATGAGTAGCGAAGCAACTTGCCCCATCACGCTGACTGTTGCCGGGGATCCGCGTCTGGCACGCCTCGTACGTATGACGGCCGCCAACGTTGGTGCGCTGTGCTCCATGTCCGTCGATCGCATCGAGGACATTCGTATGGCTGCCGAGGAAGCCTTTATCTTTGGCTGCACGGCCGTTGATTCCGATGACATTTTGATCAAATTCGACGTCGACGAATCGCATGTGGGCATGACCTTTACCTTTGGCGATCAGGCGACTGTCGATGAGGATGACCAGGCTGCCGTGTATGCCGAGCTCATTCTGGCGAGCGTGTGCGATTCCTACGAAAAGACTGCGGCGCCCCTGACGCTTTCCCTCGACCTCAAGGCGGATATCTAA
- a CDS encoding HD domain-containing protein has product MATNQQTAAIKARMDRIPAALSPELVGRIAADRASGVVNPYRCGDDQVIRRFDRAADVGTLMRPAFMRDTEKILHLPAYTRYAGKTQVFSFRSNDDLSRRGLHVQLVSRIARDIGRALGLNCDLIEAIGLGHDLGHTPFGHAGERFLNDIYHERTGRYFFHNVQSVRVLDALYGRNVSLQTLDGVLCHNGEYEQRVFELSDMSSFDQFDLTVEDCIATGYSAIEHLRPMTLEGCVVRISDILAYVGRDRQDAISAGLLSPDAFDDDLGGAYNSWILTHASIDIVEHSYGKPRIEMSEDLFEEIRRAKRENYEKIYSKGGIEGDSEAELREAFEKLYDRCLQDINEGDESSYIFKHHISRIERQLFYYDRTYAWQDDKDQAVVDYIASMTDGYFCELTSKLFPGLKFPHRTYINER; this is encoded by the coding sequence ATGGCAACCAATCAACAGACAGCCGCCATTAAGGCGCGTATGGATCGCATTCCCGCGGCGTTGTCGCCCGAGTTGGTCGGGCGTATCGCCGCCGACCGCGCCTCGGGTGTCGTTAATCCCTATCGATGTGGTGACGACCAGGTCATTCGACGCTTCGATCGAGCCGCAGATGTGGGCACGCTCATGCGTCCGGCATTTATGCGCGATACCGAAAAGATTTTGCATCTGCCCGCATACACCCGTTATGCAGGCAAAACGCAGGTCTTTAGTTTTCGCAGCAACGACGACCTGTCGCGTCGCGGCCTGCACGTGCAGCTTGTTTCGCGCATCGCGCGCGATATCGGACGTGCCCTGGGGCTCAACTGCGATCTGATCGAGGCGATTGGCTTAGGCCACGACTTGGGCCACACGCCCTTTGGCCATGCCGGTGAGCGATTCCTCAACGATATCTATCACGAGCGCACGGGTCGTTATTTTTTCCATAACGTGCAGTCGGTCCGCGTGCTCGACGCGCTGTACGGCCGCAACGTGTCGCTCCAGACGCTCGACGGCGTGCTATGCCACAACGGTGAGTACGAACAGCGTGTGTTTGAGCTTTCGGACATGAGCTCCTTTGACCAGTTCGACCTTACGGTTGAGGATTGCATTGCCACAGGTTACAGCGCAATTGAGCACCTGCGCCCCATGACGCTCGAGGGCTGCGTGGTTCGCATCTCGGATATCCTTGCCTACGTGGGGCGCGATCGCCAAGACGCCATTTCGGCGGGTCTGCTGTCACCCGACGCCTTTGACGATGACCTGGGCGGGGCATACAACAGCTGGATCCTTACGCATGCCTCCATCGATATCGTCGAGCACAGCTATGGTAAGCCACGCATCGAGATGAGCGAGGACCTGTTTGAGGAGATCCGCCGAGCCAAGCGCGAGAACTACGAGAAGATCTATAGCAAGGGCGGCATTGAAGGCGACTCCGAAGCGGAGCTGCGCGAGGCCTTCGAAAAGCTCTACGACCGTTGCCTGCAGGATATAAACGAAGGCGACGAGTCTTCGTATATCTTTAAGCACCACATTTCTCGCATTGAGCGGCAGCTTTTCTACTACGATCGCACCTATGCCTGGCAGGACGACAAGGATCAAGCGGTGGTGGATTACATCGCGAGCATGACGGACGGCTATTTCTGCGAGCTTACGAGCAAGCTGTTCCCGGGATTGAAGTTTCCGCACCGTACCTATATTAACGAACGGTAG
- a CDS encoding RluA family pseudouridine synthase, translating to MADIHILVADDSAGQRLDVYLGANDGCPTRSACAHLIEGGAVAVNGETCLSKKYAVRSGDRISVDLPEPHDPTDVIPEAIPLDIRYEDDYLIVLSKQRGLVCHPAHGHESGTLANALVYHCGIDHLGTVQGEDRPGIVHRLDRDTSGLMLAAKDDDTQRALQNLIRTRTLDRRYITLVHGHIAMDEGTINTGIARSTRDRVKMAVSDDPFARQAITTFKVLERFDSTRFDDGYTLVECHLFTGRTHQIRVHMRHINHACVGDPLYGKCDTRADQGLTRQFLHSWRVAFDHPVTGERIECRDELPWDLAAVLDDLAPRSLGRTAAGDEIVPQLGLLEA from the coding sequence ATGGCCGACATCCATATTCTCGTTGCCGACGATTCCGCTGGTCAGCGTCTCGACGTCTATCTGGGCGCCAACGATGGCTGTCCCACGCGCTCTGCCTGCGCACATCTGATCGAGGGCGGTGCCGTTGCCGTCAACGGCGAGACCTGCCTATCAAAAAAGTATGCTGTGCGCTCCGGTGACCGCATCTCGGTCGACCTGCCCGAGCCGCATGATCCCACCGATGTGATTCCCGAGGCCATCCCGCTCGACATTCGTTACGAGGACGACTACCTCATCGTGCTCTCCAAACAGCGCGGCCTGGTGTGCCATCCCGCCCACGGCCACGAGAGCGGCACCCTTGCGAACGCTCTGGTTTACCACTGCGGCATCGATCATCTGGGTACCGTGCAGGGTGAGGATCGCCCCGGCATCGTGCATCGCCTGGATCGCGATACCTCGGGCCTTATGCTCGCGGCAAAAGACGACGATACCCAGCGCGCGCTTCAAAATCTTATCCGCACGCGCACGCTCGACCGTCGCTATATCACGCTCGTTCACGGTCACATCGCCATGGACGAGGGCACTATCAACACCGGTATCGCCCGATCGACGCGCGACCGCGTGAAGATGGCGGTTTCCGATGACCCCTTTGCGCGCCAGGCCATCACGACCTTCAAGGTGCTCGAGCGCTTTGATTCCACGCGTTTCGACGACGGCTACACGCTTGTCGAGTGCCACCTGTTTACCGGCCGCACGCATCAGATTCGCGTGCATATGCGCCATATCAACCATGCTTGCGTGGGCGATCCGCTCTACGGCAAGTGCGATACGCGTGCCGATCAGGGCTTGACCAGGCAGTTCCTGCATTCTTGGCGCGTGGCATTCGACCATCCCGTGACGGGGGAGCGTATCGAGTGCCGTGACGAGCTGCCGTGGGACCTTGCGGCGGTTCTGGATGATCTGGCTCCACGTTCGCTCGGCCGCACTGCCGCCGGTGACGAAATTGTCCCGCAGCTCGGTCTGCTCGAAGCCTAG
- a CDS encoding prepilin peptidase: MVYIPFWICIFAGAAIDARERRFPNQLAGACAVAAFAGVWLDKGVNTALDHAGLAAIAYLALMLTESLWRRVRHAPGIGMGDAKALFALCTFDLLGGIVAFAAALLALAAACLIIKSRSLPLLPFLVPIFAIIEVVGSTL; the protein is encoded by the coding sequence ATGGTCTATATTCCGTTTTGGATTTGCATCTTTGCCGGCGCGGCGATTGATGCCCGCGAGCGACGGTTTCCCAATCAGCTTGCCGGCGCGTGTGCGGTGGCGGCGTTTGCAGGCGTTTGGCTCGACAAGGGCGTTAACACGGCGCTTGACCATGCCGGTCTTGCTGCCATCGCCTACCTTGCCCTTATGCTTACTGAGTCGCTTTGGCGTCGTGTTCGCCACGCTCCCGGCATTGGTATGGGGGACGCCAAGGCGCTCTTTGCCCTTTGTACCTTCGATCTCTTGGGTGGTATCGTCGCGTTTGCGGCTGCGCTCCTGGCCCTTGCCGCCGCCTGTCTCATCATAAAATCACGCTCCTTGCCATTGCTGCCGTTTTTAGTGCCGATATTTGCCATAATCGAGGTCGTGGGTAGTACGCTGTAA
- a CDS encoding RNA polymerase sigma factor SigF: protein MTERSRSGKTAWDKEKTRELFRRYKETGDPDAREQLVMSHMNLVRFLANKFKNRGEPLDDLMQVGYLGLLKAIDRFDPERGLEFTTFATPTILGEIKRHFRDKGWSVRVPRRLQELSAKVNQATDKLTNELQRSPKVEEIAEYLGVTVDEVLEAMESSSAYTSVPIEAPGASDSDDAPSILDRYADGDNELDFTDDRLVIEEAIRDFSPREREVIELRFVKGMTQIEIAKKLGISQVQVSRLLRRTLKKIQDKIDPDGVMVRS, encoded by the coding sequence ATGACCGAACGTTCCCGGAGCGGTAAGACCGCTTGGGACAAGGAGAAAACCCGCGAGCTGTTTCGTCGCTACAAAGAGACCGGTGATCCGGACGCACGTGAGCAGCTCGTCATGTCCCATATGAACCTGGTAAGGTTTCTTGCCAACAAATTTAAGAACCGCGGCGAGCCGCTCGACGACCTCATGCAGGTCGGCTATCTGGGTTTGCTCAAGGCTATCGACCGCTTTGATCCCGAGCGCGGACTCGAGTTCACGACGTTTGCCACGCCTACCATCCTGGGCGAGATTAAGCGTCACTTCCGTGATAAGGGCTGGAGCGTGCGCGTGCCGCGCCGTTTGCAGGAGCTTTCTGCCAAGGTTAACCAAGCTACCGACAAGCTCACTAACGAGCTGCAGCGCTCGCCTAAGGTTGAAGAAATCGCTGAGTACCTGGGTGTGACCGTCGACGAGGTGCTGGAGGCCATGGAATCGTCTTCGGCCTATACCTCGGTGCCCATCGAGGCTCCTGGCGCGTCCGATTCCGATGATGCCCCCTCGATTCTCGACCGCTATGCCGATGGCGACAACGAGCTCGATTTTACCGATGACCGCCTGGTGATCGAGGAAGCCATCCGTGATTTCTCGCCGCGCGAGCGCGAGGTTATCGAGCTGCGTTTTGTGAAGGGCATGACCCAGATCGAGATCGCAAAGAAGCTGGGAATCTCGCAGGTGCAGGTCTCGCGCCTGCTGCGCCGTACCCTTAAGAAGATTCAAGATAAGATTGACCCCGACGGAGTGATGGTTCGTTCATGA
- a CDS encoding replication-associated recombination protein A: protein MDDLFSASTRERSFQNAPLAVRMRPNSLDEYVGQQKAVGKGSWLRAAIEHDVLSSVILYGPAGTGKTTLAHIIANHTKSEFVEVSAVTGTVKDLRRVIDEAKTRLNTYDRRTILFIDEIHRFSKSQQDALLHAVENRTVIMIGATTENPYFEVNSALLSRGRVVELEHLKDEDIATLIERALEAPQGLNGKFSADEDTVKTICTLAAGDARSALTTLELASEIAVTRPDTEGTPAPAAGERYPITVDDVKIANPRRGFSYDKNGDMHYDIISAFIKSMRGSDPDATIYWLARMIDAGEDPKFIARRIMIQASEDVGNADPQALLVAHAAFKSAEVIGYPECRINLAQAALYVCLAPKSNACEASIDAALADIHSSGLREVPSYLRDRHRPGSDEYGVYKYPHDYPEGWVDQRYLPEGLERGAFWQPAGRGWEEWRVEQSERDRSGRAPK, encoded by the coding sequence ATGGACGACCTTTTTTCTGCTTCGACGCGCGAGCGTTCCTTTCAGAATGCGCCGCTTGCGGTGCGCATGCGGCCCAATTCGCTCGACGAGTATGTGGGCCAGCAAAAGGCCGTCGGTAAGGGTTCGTGGTTGCGTGCCGCGATTGAGCACGACGTGCTGTCGAGTGTGATTTTGTATGGGCCGGCCGGTACGGGCAAGACGACGCTGGCACATATTATCGCCAACCATACTAAGAGCGAGTTTGTCGAGGTCAGCGCTGTGACGGGCACCGTAAAGGATCTTCGTCGCGTGATCGACGAGGCTAAGACGCGCCTGAATACGTACGACCGCCGCACCATTCTTTTTATCGATGAGATTCATCGCTTTTCCAAGTCGCAGCAGGATGCCCTGCTGCATGCAGTTGAGAACCGTACCGTCATTATGATTGGCGCCACGACGGAGAATCCGTACTTCGAGGTCAACTCGGCATTGCTCTCGCGCGGTCGCGTGGTGGAACTTGAGCATCTTAAAGACGAGGATATCGCCACGCTTATTGAGCGTGCGCTCGAGGCGCCGCAGGGTTTGAACGGTAAGTTCTCGGCCGATGAGGATACGGTTAAGACCATTTGCACACTGGCAGCGGGTGACGCTCGATCGGCGCTCACGACGCTTGAGCTTGCGAGCGAGATTGCCGTCACGCGCCCCGATACCGAGGGAACGCCCGCGCCGGCGGCGGGGGAGCGCTATCCCATCACTGTTGACGACGTGAAGATTGCCAATCCGCGCCGTGGCTTTTCGTACGACAAAAACGGTGACATGCACTACGACATCATCAGTGCGTTTATTAAGTCTATGCGCGGTAGCGACCCCGATGCCACGATTTATTGGCTCGCGCGCATGATTGACGCGGGGGAGGATCCTAAGTTTATCGCTCGTCGTATTATGATTCAGGCTTCTGAGGATGTTGGCAACGCCGACCCACAGGCGCTTTTGGTGGCACATGCCGCGTTTAAGTCTGCCGAGGTCATTGGCTATCCCGAGTGCCGTATTAATCTGGCTCAGGCTGCTCTCTATGTGTGCTTGGCGCCTAAATCGAACGCGTGCGAGGCTTCGATCGATGCGGCGTTGGCCGATATTCATTCAAGTGGGCTCCGCGAGGTGCCGAGTTATCTGCGCGATCGTCATCGCCCGGGCAGCGACGAATACGGTGTGTATAAGTATCCGCATGATTATCCCGAAGGCTGGGTCGATCAGCGTTATTTGCCCGAGGGGCTGGAGCGCGGTGCGTTTTGGCAGCCTGCGGGCCGTGGCTGGGAAGAGTGGCGCGTAGAGCAAAGCGAGCGCGACCGTAGCGGCAGAGCGCCCAAGTAG